AATCAGCATAACAAAAAGCGGCTCATTGAAAGGCTACCACCCGGGGGACTATTCCTATCCAAAAAACAAAGACCAAATCTTCGAAATATGCCTCGGAGCAATCCTTACAGCTAATACAGCCTGGACTTCCGTCGATAAAGCACTTGCTAACCTAAAGTGTGTTAGAGCTTTAGCTTTCGACCGAGTGAAAAATATTGAAATAAAACAATTAAAAGAATGCATCAAGCCAGCAGGCTATTACAATCAGAAAGCTATATACATAAGGGAATTCACCAAATTTTTTAATAAGCTTGGAAATAAAATTCCCAAAAGAGATGAACTATTAAAAGTTAAAGGAATCGGCAACGAAACAGCCGACTCTATGCTTCTCTATGCTTTCAAGCAGCCCGAATTTGTTGTTGATGCATACACAAGAAGAATCTTCACGCACCTTAAAATCATAAAAGAAAACTCAACATATAATGAAATAAAAGAAATCTTCCAAAAAAACCTCCCGAAAGACATCAGGCTCTGCCAGGAATACCATGCCTTGTTGGTTGAGCATTCCAAGAGATATTACAGCAGGAAGCCTTATGGGGCTAATGATACTGTTTTAAAACGGCTTAGTTGCA
The window above is part of the Candidatus Woesearchaeota archaeon genome. Proteins encoded here:
- a CDS encoding endonuclease III domain-containing protein codes for the protein MNQILQIYNKLFCLYGPQGWWPLQELDNTRPISITKSGSLKGYHPGDYSYPKNKDQIFEICLGAILTANTAWTSVDKALANLKCVRALAFDRVKNIEIKQLKECIKPAGYYNQKAIYIREFTKFFNKLGNKIPKRDELLKVKGIGNETADSMLLYAFKQPEFVVDAYTRRIFTHLKIIKENSTYNEIKEIFQKNLPKDIRLCQEYHALLVEHSKRYYSRKPYGANDTVLKRLSCKLTDS